A DNA window from Daucus carota subsp. sativus chromosome 3, DH1 v3.0, whole genome shotgun sequence contains the following coding sequences:
- the LOC108210555 gene encoding AAA-ATPase At2g46620 yields the protein MLLRLFLTSPVVIVGIYFLLRLVSKTSLLFIAKKWWRLLEDSCHVFQFYKIPKFNDHMQENQLYTKVVTYLNSLSSVEDSNYANLFTGNKSNDITIVLDSDQVVTDTFLSARVYWTNEKSKTGSDTLVLKIRRRDKRRILRPYIQHIHTVFDEFEQRRKEVKLYINAETQPERNGRWISVPFTHPSTIETTVIDADLKNKVKSDLEAFLKSKQYYQRLGRVWKRSYLLCGPSGTGKSSFIAGMSKFLNYDIYDIDMRKVIDDSDLKMLLLRTTSKSMIVIEDLDRFLIEKSTAVTLSGILNFMDGFFSSCGEERVMVFTMNSKDRVDPAVLRPGRIDVHIQFPLCDFSAFKNLANSHLGLKEHKLFPQVEEIFQSGVSLSPAEIGEIMISNRSSPTRALKSVITAMQSNMAARVVNKIPRSASARVGMEESGESAGLYSESVHTVREFRKLYGLFRSKSSRKESMDVDLQDKDYQRQSS from the coding sequence ATGTTGTTGAGATTATTTCTCACGTCTCCTGTCGTGATTGTCGGTATTTATTTCCTTCTTCGGCTGGTGTCGAAAACGTCTCTGTTATTCATCGCGAAGAAATGGTGGAGATTACTAGAAGATAGCTGTCATGTTTTCCAGTTCTACAAAATTCCGAAATTCAACGATCATATGCAGGAGAATCAGCTCTACACAAAAGTTGTTACGTACCTGAATTCATTATCGTCTGTTGAAGATTCGAATTACGCGAATCTCTTCACAGGTAACAAATCGAACGATATCACTATTGTTCTCGACTCCGATCAGGTTGTTACCGATACTTTCCTCAGCGCCAGGGTCTACTGGACTAATGAAAAGTCGAAAACAGGCTCGGATACGCTGGTTTTGAAGATTCGAAGACGAGATAAACGAAGAATTCTCCGTCCGTACATTCAACATATTCATAccgtttttgatgaatttgagCAGAGGAGAAAAGAGGTGAAATTATACATAAATGCCGAGACGCAACCAGAGAGGAACGGACGATGGATATCGGTTCCGTTTACTCATCCGTCGACGATTGAAACGACAGTAATTGACGCGGATTTGAAAAATAAAGTGAAATCGGATCTCGAAGCATTTCTCAAGTCAAAGCAGTACTATCAACGACTCGGACGAGTTTGGAAACGGAGCTATTTGCTTTGTGGACCTTCGGGAACGGGCAAATCGAGCTTTATTGCAGGAATGTCGAAATTTCTGAACTACGATATTTACGATATTGATATGCGCAAAGTCATAGATGATTCCGATCTGAAGATGCTTCTATTGCGGACTACAAGCAAGTCAATGATTGTGATCGAAGATCTTGACCGGTTCTTAATTGAGAAATCCACGGCTGTTACCTTATCAGGAATCCTGAATTTCATGGACGGATTTTTCTCCAGCTGTGGCGAAGAGCGTGTTATGGTGTTCACGATGAATAGTAAAGATCGTGTTGATCCTGCGGTTTTAAGGCCTGGAAGAATTGATGTTCACATACAATTTCCGCTTTGCGATTTCTCTGCTTTTAAAAATCTGGCTAATAGTCATTTAGGCCTCAAGGAGCACAAGCTGTTCCCTCAGGTTGAAGAGATTTTTCAAAGCGGTGTGAGTTTGAGTCCTGCTGAAATCGGGGAGATCATGATCTCAAACCGTAGCTCGCCTACTCGAGCTCTGAAATCGGTGATCACAGCAATGCAGAGTAATATGGCAGCGAGAGTGGTGAATAAAATTCCGAGAAGTGCCTCAGCTCGAGTTGGAATGGAAGAATCAGGCGAATCGGCTGGATTGTACAGTGAAAGTGTTCATACTGTTAGAGAGTTCAGGAAGTTGTACGGATTGTTTCGATCGAAGAGTAGCAGAAAGGAGTCGATGGATGTAGATTTACAGGACAAAGATTATCAGAGACAGAGTTCTTAA